A DNA window from Pungitius pungitius chromosome 1, fPunPun2.1, whole genome shotgun sequence contains the following coding sequences:
- the rpgrip1 gene encoding protein fantom, with protein MLRAFMLPFTPYRSKNTPQISLDGRQTKAGAEWRGVKSSLMDETAGDLPVRDVGLMRSGLMPTVPDPQRLFRFPREHLEDMCLTLQEENSVLRQHTRTQETRLRRMSTRLMRLRQLRPGSNGVKERDMEDTIQELEARVAMLESQKGLLQNKLSLAKQHIMDLGGRTAYKYSKGKCLEVEGGVRRAAQTAPPRYGATLQDTRPEMERFRSSVTEQVRAAELELTAQALRDTLRDKEKEMEETVGNIRKQQADRHRMTIRENVDLIRLQKQLSDKSTALRVTQEKFNNLQEVYENQFEERQRCLTESQGALLEKVEELTEHLMQERQRALALEGQVTTATLSLQAVDKLQDRISDLEVERDLIKENYDNLIESTFSVQRNCDGKVEEHREVNQRTEEQGEHTGTAIQGLEEMLQEERRERGRLELEKEELRREKEILEEKREREKDSSVTTLDKQEHLEQEVLRYRKQISTLQDRLDSVTKEFDLSVEDLSETLIQIKAFRIQQESREGLGFLWADGKLEDLPRELLNIQASHAETVLELQKTRNLLLLEHRISKDLQEELNTVNQKMGREMEESKRRISEKDKLLSKRAYQINALQAQLKELAYNPRNCKRTIPMQYTWPTADQEVEQPIEEDMSCSQLRAGESLLEIHLKAATFTPEGLRSMGSVHREGIVTFCTYSLLDFEVHSTPLVSGSQPDYGFTSRYALTARDLGRLGGQGSRVRMELHQALGGVSFVTLGTGQMSLVGAMERRGERVGGHVNLTGPEGAVVGLVDFWVRLFYPAEPTDTVAERGTDKITAPQRRPVHIPLGWHDPGHEELYDYGSGIPNELVVVLERCFSLNARWPGLLPDAYLTYRFYDLPPHVSQTVQSTADPVFSDTTSYPLAVTADVLHYLRSSSLWVYVFDDSDDEMPPAYLAKTPIPLRALATGRELRGDYVLRDPSGGPRGMVRVLIKWKYPFQPLVDTVIGRQGRPDIERSEREKRRREEAESSQRPIARPRVKTQLLEPSDTKTVQKDTDTLPQPPAIKKKSSQNLLPEKPTLVKPQKRSTKRSPNTPYIAPEPRLTTPSHLQTRISSPTTSSRTSSPGNASIQEPPSVDQVSMEEEEEEEERSESAAAGDREAQESLESSSSQSDIIVIPPRRKVRKGDKLRVEILSLSFEPSSRVALNKSVQRVYVEYRLLGVPMETTETPMSLRKPTKGEEIHYNFTRVIYVDGSQSAPLRQYLYTMLEGTDPNQGRLKFTVVSEPMDDNDDEECVDVGHAFLDLQELLLTGNDVSDQQIDVVSVDEDKEVIGNLKVSLEAAKALSGIYQEFHKRSEMKKDDTDEEDEEDAAEKEIKEQEEETTKDKVQIYCDDDSDF; from the exons ATGTTGAGAGCCTTTATGTTGCCCTTTACTCCATACCGGAGCAAGAACACCCCTCAAATCTCTTTGGATGGACGACAGACGAAG GCCGGTGCTGAGTGGAGAGGTGTGAAGTCGTCACTGATGGATGAGACAGCCGGGGACCTCCCAGTCAGAGATGTGGGACTGATGAGGTCGGGACTGATGCCAACTGTTCCAG ATCCTCAGCGCTTGTTTCGGTTTCCGAGAGAGCACCTGGAGGACATGTGTCTCACACTGCAAGAGGAAAACAGTGTGCTAAGACAACACACTCGTACACAGGAGACAAGACTACGCAG GATGTCTACCAGACTGATGCGTCTCCGTCAGCTCCGTCCTGGATCCAATGGTGTGAAGGAGAGGGACATGGAGGACACAATACAGGAGCTGGAAGCCCGTGTCGCTATGCTGGAGAGCCAGAAAGGCTTGCTGCAGAATAAACTCAGCCTGGCCAAGCAGCACATTATGGACCTCGGGGGACGAACAGCATACAAGTACAGTAAAG GGAAATGTCTGGAAGTGGAGGGCGGAGTCAGGAGGGCAGCCCAGACCGCCCCGCCCCGCTACGGCGCCACGTTGCAAGACACCAGGCCAGAAATGGAGAGATT CAGGTCCAGTGTAACCGAGCAGGTGAGGGCTGCAGAGTTGGAGCTGACTGCGCAGGCACTCAGGGACACGCTgcgagacaaagagaaagagatggaggaaacTGTGGGAAACATACGGAAGCAACAGGCTGACAGACACAG AATGACTATTAGAGAGAATGTGGATCTGATCCGCCTTCAAAAGCAGCTTTCAGACAAGAGCACCGCTCTGAGAGTCACACAGGAGAAGTTCAACAACCTGCAGGAG GTATATGAGAACCAGTTTGAGGAG CGTCAGAGATGCCTGACGGAAAGTCAGGGAGCTCTgctggagaaggtggaggagttgACTGAACATCTGAtgcaggagagacagagagcactGGCACTGGAAGGACAAGTTACCACTGCTACCCTGTCTCTACAGGCCGTGGACAAG ctaCAGGATCGCATATCAGACCTGGAGGTAGAGAGGGATCTGATAAAAGAAAACTATGACAATCTAATAGAGAG TACTTTTTCTGTGCAAAGAAATTGTGACGGCAAGGTGGAAGAACATAGAGAAGTGAACCAGAGGACGGAGGAACAGGGAGAACACACAGGGACGGCCATCCAGGGACTTGAAGAAATGTTGCaagaagaaaggagggagagaggcaggctggagctggagaaggaagaacttagaagagaaaaagagatcttggaggagaagagggaacgAGAAAAAG ACTCTTCTGTGACAACGCTAGACAAGCAGGAGCATCTGGAACAGGAGGTTCTCCGGTACAGAAAGCAGATATCAACTCTACAGGACCGACTGGACTCAGTCACAAAG gAGTTTGACCTGAGTGTTGAGGACCTCAGTGAAACTCTTATCCAGATCAAG GCATTTAGGATTCAGCAGGAGAGCAGGGAGGGCCTGGGTTTTCTTTGGGCTGATGGGAAGTTGGAGGATTTACCCCGTGAGCTGCTAAACATCCAGGCATCGCATGCTGAGACTGTGCTGGAATTACAGAAGACCAGAAATCTTCTCCTGCTAGAGCATCGTATTAGTAAAGACcttcag GAAGAGTTGAACACAGTCAACCAGAAGATGGGAAGAGAGATGGAAGAGAGCAAAAGGAGGATTTCAGAGAAAGACAAACTCTTATCAAAAAGAGCTTATCAGATCAACGCTTTACAAG CTCAGTTAAAAGAGTTGGCATACAATCCAAGGAACTGCAAGAGGACCATACCAATGCAGTACACCTGGCCAACTGCAGACCAGGAGGTAGAACAGCCCATTGAGGAAGACATGTCTTGTTCTCAGCTGAGGGCTGGGGAATCACTGCTGGAGATTCAtcttaag GCTGCCACTTTCACTCCAGAAGGGCTTCGTTCCATGGGCAGCGTCCACCGTGAGGGCATTGTGACATTCTGCACCTACAGCCTCTTGGACTTTGAGGTGCACTCAACCCCTTTGGTGTCAGGAAGCCAACCTGACTACGGCTTCACGTCGCGCTATGCTCTAACCGCCCGAGACCTGGGCAGGCtgggaggtcaggggtcaagggTCAGAATGGAGCTCCACCAGGCGTTAGGGGGTGTCAGTTTCGTGACTCTTGGGACTGGGCAGATGTCTCTCGTGGGTGCTATGGAAAGGAGAGGGGAGCGCGTTGGTGGACATGTCAATCTCACAG GCCCCGAGGGTGCAGTTGTTGGTCTCGTGGATTTCTGGGTGCGCTTATTTTATCCAGCAGAGCCCACAGACACTGTGGCAGAGAGAGGAACTGACAAAATAACAGCACCACAGAGGAGGCCAGTGCACATCCCTCTTGGCTGGCACGATCCTGGTCATGAG GAGTTATATGACTACGGCAGCGGGATCCCCAACGAGCTGGTGGTTGTGCTAGAACGTTGTTTCAGCCTTAACGCTCGCTGGCCTGGACTTCTTCCTGATGCCTACCTGACGTACAGGTTCTATGACCTGCCGCCCCACGTCTCTCAAACTGTCCAGTCCACCGCTGACCCGGTGTTCAGTGATACTACCAGTTACCCACTAGCTGTAACAGCTGATGTATTGCACTACCTAAG GTCCAGCAGTTTGTGGGTATATGTGTTTGATGACAGCGATGACGAGATGCCGCCAGCCTATCTGGCCAAGACCCCCATCCCTCTGCGAGCCCTAGCTACTGGCAGGGAGCTCAGAg GTGACTACGTTCTGAGGGATCCGTCCGGTGGACCTCGGGGCATGGTCAGGGTCTTGATAAAATGGAAGTACCCCTTCCAGCCATTGGTGGACACTGTGATTGGTAGACAGGGAAGACCGGACATTGAAAGAtctgagagggagaagaggcggAGAGAGGAGGCTGAATCATCACAGAGGCCTATAGCCAGGCCCAGGGTGAAG ACTCAGCTACTTGAGCCAAGTGACACCAAAACAGTTCAGAAAGATACTGACACTTTG CCGCAACCTCCAgctataaaaaagaaaagctcacaGAACTTACTACCAGAGAAACCCACCTTGGTGAAACCCCAAAAGAGATCCACCAAGAGGTCCCCCAACACACCCTACATTGCGCCTGAGCCTAGACTGACAACACCCTCTCATTTGCAAACAAGAAT atCTTCCCCCACCACATCGTCGAGGACAAGCTCTCCAGGGAATGCCAGTATTCAG GAACCTCCCTCTGTGGATCAGGTGTcgatggaggaagaagaggaggaagaagaaaggagtGAGAGTG ctgctgcaggggaCAGGGAAGCCCAAGAGTCTTTAGAATCAAGTTCCTCACAAAGCGACATTATCGTCATTCCACCAAGACGCAAAGTGAGAAAG GGTGACAAGCTGAGAGTCGAGATTCTGTCCCTGTCGTTTGAGCCGTCCTCACGCGTGGCACTGAACAAGTCGGTGCAGCGCGTTTATGTGGAATACCGGCTGCTCGGCGTCCCCATGGAGACGACAGAAACACCCATGTCTCTCCGCAAACCCacaaagggagaggagattcaCTACAACTTCACGCGAG TGATATATGTGGATGGTTCACAGTCAGCTCCACTCAGACAGTATCTATACACCATGTTGGAGGGCACTGACCCCAATCAGGGCAG GTTAAAGTTCACAGTCGTCAGTGAGCCAATGGACGACAACGACGATGAGGAGTGTGTGGACGTTGGACATGCTTTTCTGGACCTGCAGGAACTGCTGCTTACTGGAAATGATGTCAGCGACCAACAAATTGATG TGGTGAGTGTGGATGAAGACAAGGAGGTGATTGGAAATCTAAAAGTGTCTCTGGAAGCAGCCAAAGCTCTGTCAGGCATTTACCAGGAGTTCCACAAGAGAAGCGAGATGAAGAAAGACGAcacagatgaagaggatgaagaggatgcggcagaaaaggaaataaaggAGCAAGAGGAAGAGACCACAAAAGATAAAGTACAGATATATTGTGATGATGATAGTGACTTCTGA
- the LOC119221658 gene encoding E3 ubiquitin-protein ligase TRIM39 isoform X2 has protein sequence MASPSVLLSEGQFKCCICLEVFFEPVSIPCGHSFCFTCITSHWDHSHAVSCPKCQTSFESRPELCENSFAKEMSQQIRARRHNDGMPVARKCVFCDVCVGKQREALKSCLVCLTSYCESHLEPHLRVATLKIHKLIEPVAMLENRMCKRHQRLLELFCRSDQRCVCVLCTETDHRCHDTVPVERESKEKKAQMRRMEADVWQMIQERRLKVEEIKLAVELSKESSKRDIVESTEVLSALFRSLERRQAELVEMIRRKQEAAEQRAERLITHLELEMIELERKRSEMEQLSHTEDHLNLLQRFPALSCPLSYKACTDIILHTDTCLGIIRKEVATIEQQLQSALKKLSNQEHERIQQYAVDVHLDPKTANPWLVLSQDGKQVWDGDVEQNLADIPERFDTAPCVLATRGFTTGRHYWEVEVRNKTAWDLGVAGESINRKGFVTLSPEDGYWAICLRKGSEYRACAGQAALLSLSQKPQVVGVFLDYEDGTVSFYDAEAKTHIYSFTQFQFTEAMFPFFNPDMCDSGSNASPLIIHPLSRINGRDLDDITI, from the exons ATGGCCTCCCCCAGCGTTCTCCTGTCAGAGGGGCAGTTTAAGTGTTGCATCTGTCTGGAAGTATTCTTTGAGCCCGTCTCCATCCCATGCGGCCACAGCTTCTGCTTCACCTGTATCACGTCACACTGGGACCACAGCCATGCCGTCAGCTGTCCTAAATGCCAGACCTCCTTTGAGAGCCGCCCAGAGCTTTGTGAAAACTCCTTCGCCAAGGAAATGTCTCAGCAGATCCGAGCAAGAAGGCACAATGACGGGATGCCAGTGGctagaaaatgtgtattttgtgatGTGTGCGTGGGGAAGCAAAGGGAGGCCCTGAAGTCCTGCCTCGTGTGTCTTACCTCATATTGTGAGAGTCATCTGGAGCCCCATCTAAGAGTTGCCACCTTAAAGATACACAAGCTGATAGAACCTGTAGCTATGCTGGAGAACCGGATGTGTAAAAGGCACCAAAGGCTTCTGGAGTTGTTCTGCAGAAGCGaccagaggtgtgtgtgcgtgctgtgcACCGAGACCGACCACCGCTGTCATGACACCGTCCCAGTGGAGCGAGAAAGTAAGGAGAAGAAG GctcagatgagaaggatggaggcTGATGTTTGGCAGATGATTCAGGAGAGAAGGCTGAAAGTGGAGGAGATCAAACTCGCGGTGGAGCTCAGCAAA GAAAGCTCAAAGAGGGACATAGTTGAAAGCACGGAGGTCCTCTCCGCTCTGTTTCGTTCCTTGGAGAGACGTCAGGCCGAGTTGGTGGAGATGATCcggaggaagcaggaagcagcagagcagagggCAGAGAGGCTCATAACACACCTGGAGCTGGAAATGATTGAgttagagaggaagaggagtgagaTGGAGCAGCTTTCTCACACTGAGGACCACCTCAATCTTCTGCAG AGGTTTCCAGCGCTGAGCTGTCCTTTGTCTTACAAAGCCTGCACggacatcatcctccatacagACACATGTTTGGGGATTATAAGAAAAGAGGTGGCCACCATTGAACAGCAGCTTCAATCAGCTTTGAAAAAGCTTTCCAATCAAG AGCACGAGAGAATCCAGCAGTATGCAG TTGATGTTCATCTGGACCCAAAGACAGCCAACCCTTGGCTAGTTCTCTCACAGGATGGGAAACAGGTCTGGGATGGAGATGTCGAACAGAACTTGGCAGACATCCCAGAGCGCTTTGACACGGCACCATGTGTCCTCGCCACAAGG ggtttcaccaccGGGAGGCACTACTGGGAGGTAGAGGTGAGAAATAAAACAGCGTGGGACCTGGGAGTGGCTGGAGAGTCAATCAACAGGAAGGGTTTTGTCACACTGAGTCCAGAAGACGGTTATTGGGCTATTTGCTTGAGGAAGGGCAGTGAGTACCGGGCATGTGCAGGACAGGCAGCGCTCTTGAGTCTCTCTCAGAAGCCCCAGGTTGTTGGGGTGTTTTTGGATTACGAGGACGGCACGGTGTCCTTCTATGATGCAGAGGCCAAGACACACATTTATTCCTTTACACAGTTTCAGTTCACTGAGGCcatgtttcccttttttaaccCAGATATGTGTGACAGCGGCAGCAACGCATCACCACTCATCATCCACCCGCTCAGTCGAATCAATGGCAGGGATTTGGATGACATTACAATATGA
- the LOC119221658 gene encoding E3 ubiquitin-protein ligase TRIM39 isoform X1, with protein MIYFYIHNQSTDLTSQGMASPSVLLSEGQFKCCICLEVFFEPVSIPCGHSFCFTCITSHWDHSHAVSCPKCQTSFESRPELCENSFAKEMSQQIRARRHNDGMPVARKCVFCDVCVGKQREALKSCLVCLTSYCESHLEPHLRVATLKIHKLIEPVAMLENRMCKRHQRLLELFCRSDQRCVCVLCTETDHRCHDTVPVERESKEKKAQMRRMEADVWQMIQERRLKVEEIKLAVELSKESSKRDIVESTEVLSALFRSLERRQAELVEMIRRKQEAAEQRAERLITHLELEMIELERKRSEMEQLSHTEDHLNLLQRFPALSCPLSYKACTDIILHTDTCLGIIRKEVATIEQQLQSALKKLSNQEHERIQQYAVDVHLDPKTANPWLVLSQDGKQVWDGDVEQNLADIPERFDTAPCVLATRGFTTGRHYWEVEVRNKTAWDLGVAGESINRKGFVTLSPEDGYWAICLRKGSEYRACAGQAALLSLSQKPQVVGVFLDYEDGTVSFYDAEAKTHIYSFTQFQFTEAMFPFFNPDMCDSGSNASPLIIHPLSRINGRDLDDITI; from the exons atgatttatttttatattcataatcAGTCAACAGATTTGACATCACAGGGCATGGCCTCCCCCAGCGTTCTCCTGTCAGAGGGGCAGTTTAAGTGTTGCATCTGTCTGGAAGTATTCTTTGAGCCCGTCTCCATCCCATGCGGCCACAGCTTCTGCTTCACCTGTATCACGTCACACTGGGACCACAGCCATGCCGTCAGCTGTCCTAAATGCCAGACCTCCTTTGAGAGCCGCCCAGAGCTTTGTGAAAACTCCTTCGCCAAGGAAATGTCTCAGCAGATCCGAGCAAGAAGGCACAATGACGGGATGCCAGTGGctagaaaatgtgtattttgtgatGTGTGCGTGGGGAAGCAAAGGGAGGCCCTGAAGTCCTGCCTCGTGTGTCTTACCTCATATTGTGAGAGTCATCTGGAGCCCCATCTAAGAGTTGCCACCTTAAAGATACACAAGCTGATAGAACCTGTAGCTATGCTGGAGAACCGGATGTGTAAAAGGCACCAAAGGCTTCTGGAGTTGTTCTGCAGAAGCGaccagaggtgtgtgtgcgtgctgtgcACCGAGACCGACCACCGCTGTCATGACACCGTCCCAGTGGAGCGAGAAAGTAAGGAGAAGAAG GctcagatgagaaggatggaggcTGATGTTTGGCAGATGATTCAGGAGAGAAGGCTGAAAGTGGAGGAGATCAAACTCGCGGTGGAGCTCAGCAAA GAAAGCTCAAAGAGGGACATAGTTGAAAGCACGGAGGTCCTCTCCGCTCTGTTTCGTTCCTTGGAGAGACGTCAGGCCGAGTTGGTGGAGATGATCcggaggaagcaggaagcagcagagcagagggCAGAGAGGCTCATAACACACCTGGAGCTGGAAATGATTGAgttagagaggaagaggagtgagaTGGAGCAGCTTTCTCACACTGAGGACCACCTCAATCTTCTGCAG AGGTTTCCAGCGCTGAGCTGTCCTTTGTCTTACAAAGCCTGCACggacatcatcctccatacagACACATGTTTGGGGATTATAAGAAAAGAGGTGGCCACCATTGAACAGCAGCTTCAATCAGCTTTGAAAAAGCTTTCCAATCAAG AGCACGAGAGAATCCAGCAGTATGCAG TTGATGTTCATCTGGACCCAAAGACAGCCAACCCTTGGCTAGTTCTCTCACAGGATGGGAAACAGGTCTGGGATGGAGATGTCGAACAGAACTTGGCAGACATCCCAGAGCGCTTTGACACGGCACCATGTGTCCTCGCCACAAGG ggtttcaccaccGGGAGGCACTACTGGGAGGTAGAGGTGAGAAATAAAACAGCGTGGGACCTGGGAGTGGCTGGAGAGTCAATCAACAGGAAGGGTTTTGTCACACTGAGTCCAGAAGACGGTTATTGGGCTATTTGCTTGAGGAAGGGCAGTGAGTACCGGGCATGTGCAGGACAGGCAGCGCTCTTGAGTCTCTCTCAGAAGCCCCAGGTTGTTGGGGTGTTTTTGGATTACGAGGACGGCACGGTGTCCTTCTATGATGCAGAGGCCAAGACACACATTTATTCCTTTACACAGTTTCAGTTCACTGAGGCcatgtttcccttttttaaccCAGATATGTGTGACAGCGGCAGCAACGCATCACCACTCATCATCCACCCGCTCAGTCGAATCAATGGCAGGGATTTGGATGACATTACAATATGA
- the LOC119222245 gene encoding PC-esterase domain-containing protein 1A-like, protein MELMKCVSHQQASQLLHNKFVVVLGDSIQRSVYKDLVLLLQKEKFLSTRQLKSKGELCFEQDCLVEGGSFDKMHNGTAYREVRQFRSDHHLVRFYFVTRVYSSYMQSFFEDLRNGLKPDVIIFNSCVWDISRYKSSWLENYKENLHMFFTQLKRNVPQETLVIWNLTMPLGKSIKGGFLVPEIEHKASHLRYDVIEANFYSGTLADAYGMDVVDLHFQFRFSLQHRTSDGVHWNAIAHRKITSLLLEHSAQAWGVSMPLAAVANTEVGAHWPANENSTPTERHPSRRNYSYGERQFSDFLTNPAPHYLAQLPLRSGFDYRPPNGHHQQNVMRRQRVRLHYVPYVHPKYRH, encoded by the exons ATG GAGCTCATGAAGTGTGTCAGCCATCAGCAGGCCAGCCAGTTGCTGCACAACAAGTTTGTTGTGGTGCTGGGGGACTCCA TTCAGAGGTCCGTTTACAAGGACCTTGTTCTgctattgcagaaggaaaaGTTTCTCTCCACAAGGCAGCTGAAGAGCAAG GGTGAGCTGTGTTTCGAACAGGACTGCCTGGTGGAAGGTGGATCGTTTGATAAAATGCATAATGGCACTGCGTACCGGGAGGTTCGCCAGTTCCGATCCGACCACCATTTAGTCAGATTCTACTTTGTCACGCGTGTTTACTCTTCCTACATGCAAAGTTTCTTTGAGGACTTGCGCAATGGCTTAAAACCGGATGTGATCATCTTTAACTCCTGTGTTTGGGATATTTCCAG ATACAAGTCCAGTTGGCTTGAAAACTACAAGGAAAACCTACACATGTTCTTCACTCAGCTGAAAAGGAATGTGCCTCAAGAAACACTGGTCATATGGAATCTCACCATGCCCTTGGGAAAGAGTATTAAAGGCGGTTTTCTGGTGCCAGAG ATTGAGCACAAGGCTTCTCACCTGCGTTATGATGTGATTGAAGCGAACTTCTACAGTGGTACTCTGGCTGATGCCTATGGAATGGATGTGGTGGACCTCCACTTCCAGTTCCGCTTTTCCCTGCAACATCGCACCAGCGACGGGGTCCACTGGAATGCCATTGCCCATCGCAAGATAACTTCTCTGTTGTTGGAGCACTCTGCACAGGCCTGGGGAGTTTCTATGCCCCTGGCTGCTGTGG CGAACACTGAGGTAGGTGCCCACTGGCCAGCCAATGAAAACTCCACACCTACAG agagacacccaTCGAGGAGAAATTACAGCTACGGAGAGCGACAGTTTTCCGATTTCCTAACCAACCCGGCGCCGCATTACCTAGCACAACTCCCTCTCAGAAGTG GGTTCGACTACAGGCCGCCTAACGGGCACCATCAACAGAACGTGATGAGGAGGCAACGTGTCAGACTCCACTACGTTCCGtacgttcacccaaaatatcgTCATTAG